The following is a genomic window from Brucella pseudogrignonensis.
TTCTGATTGAGAGCAGTAAAAGTGCTCAAGCTTCAGAATGTAAAAGTAGGTTTTGGCGATTCCAATCTTGCAATCGCCGAAGCCAACCTCGAAATTCGCGACGGCGAACGGCTTCTGGTGTGTGGTGCGGGCGGCAGTGGCAAAACCACGCTGCTCAACGCTGCATCGGGCATCGTTCCACGCCTGATTACCCCACAAGTCTTCGATGGCGAAGTCTCGCTCAATGGCAAGCCCATGTCTTCCATGCCGAAGGATGAGCTGTTCAGCACTGTCGGCATCGTTTCACAGAATGTGGAAGATCAGCTCTGGGACCTGAGCGTTGAAGATCTGGTCGCTTTTCCACTCGAAAATCATGGACTTGCCAAGGATGCTGTTCGTGCTCGTATCGACGAGCTGCTTAACGAGTTAGAGCTGAATGCATTGCGAGGGCGACGCGTCTTGACGCTTTCGGGCGGCGAACGGCGCATGGTGGCGATGGCAGCGGCACTTGCGGCCGAACCGAAACTACTCGTACTGGATGAGCCGACAACCGGGCTTGATCCAGCAGCACGCCAGCGTCTTGTGCGGGTTCTCAAAAAACTCGGTGCATCTATATCAGCCTTGCTGATTGCAGAGCAGGATCCTGCATCACTGCAGGCGGTCGTTACCGATGTCGGTCTGGTAAAAGACGGTAAGTTAGCGCCCGTCGTGCCGCTCGCGTCGATCATCAACGATGCGGCTGCGTGGGAAGATGCAGGCGTTTTGCCACCAATTGCTGCACGCAAACGTCTGGCAGATGTGAAGAGCGGCGGTGAAGTTCTTGTTTCCGTTTCGGGAATCAAGACGCAGCTTCAGCGCCGGGACGGCCAGCCGGTTTTGGAGAATGTGAATTTCCAGATCCGCGCCGGCGAAGTCGTCGCTCTGATCGGCAAAAACGGTGCGGGCAAGACCACGCTGTTTCAATCGATCCTTGGGCTTCAGAAAATTGCAGCAGGCTCAATTATTATTGGTGGCGAGAATGCCGACAAGTGGACCGCTGCAAAGCGTGCCCGCTCGGTGGCTTACCTGCCGCAGAACATGCGCCGCATCCTGTTTAACATGACTGTGCTGGAAGAAGTGGTCTTTGCGATCACCGCCGCGACCCGTGCAGCAAAGGACGATGCAGTGACTGCTCGCGCAACGGCCTGCCTGCAAAAATATGGACTTGGTAGCCATGAAGAAACCAACCCATTTGCGCTTTCGTCTCGTCAGCAAGCTCTGCTGGGCCTTGCCTGTGCGGAAGCAGCAGGCGCTTCGGTTGCCATTCTCGATGAGCCGCTTCTGGCACGCGATCTCAATGGTCGTCGCATGCTGGAACTGTTCCTCGAAACAGCGCTTTCCGAAAACCGTGCGGTCATGTTGATCTCTCACGATCTGGAACTCGTGGATGATGTTTCGTCGCGCGTCATGATCCTGGATCGCGGCCATGTCACCTTTGATGGCGATGTGGATGCATCCTGGAATTCCGATGCCTATCATGCGCTGGGTTGGCCGAAGCCGCGTGTTGTCGAGACAGGAGAAGCGGCATGAAAATCTTTTATGATCTGAACTTCTTTGTAAAGCTGGCAGCGGCATTTCTGGTCATGCTTGCAGCCTGGCTCGTGCCGGGTTGGAAATACGGAGTGCCACTCGCGTTGATCACGGTCGCTTTTCTGGTGCTGGTCAAGGTGCCGGGCTTGCGTGGTTATCTCAAAGGTGCCGTGCTTCTGACACTGCTTGTCATGGCGAGCTGGATTCTCAATCTCGTGCTTCAAGGCGTTGCATTTGTTGATACTTTGCCCATTGCAGCCGGTATGGCTGCGCGTCTGGTGACAACGACTGCAGCTTTCTATTTTGTGATGGAAACCAGCACGCCCGGCTCCATTCTGGCTGCTGCGAGTGCTGCGCGCCTGCCGCCGATGGTGACACTCGTCTTGTCGCTCACATTCGGCATTATTCCGATGCTGCGTGAGGATTTCGAGCGTATTGCGGATGCTCAGCGCGCACGCGGAATGGAAATTGACGACGTTTCCTTCCCAATGCGTCTGCGTTTTGCGCTGGCGCGCGGCGTGCCATTGCTGGTTCAGGCTATCCGCATGGCCCACGCAATTTCGCTGTCCCTTGCCATTTATGGCTTTGACACCAAGCGCAAGCGTACAACATGGCGTAATGTCGACCTGCTGGTTGAATCGAGACTTACAACGGTTCCGGTTAAAAATGAATCGCCAAAATCGCTTTAACTGGTTGTTTTTACGCATTATCCGACGCAAAACCGCTTCGCACTTTTGTTGGAAATGCTATAATCCCGAGGATGCAAAACGATGACTGAAGACAGCGCTGAACTTTCTGGAAACGGTCAGGTCTGGACCGTTGATGTAGCTGGCCGCAAGGTCGATCTGCCGATCGTACCGATCAACCCGAATTTCGCCATTTCCTTAATGATGGTCATTGATCTTGGGGTTCGCTTTGGTGAACATGTAGGCAAGGCGCTGGCCGAAAAGCTGGCTCCACTGAAGCCTGATGTGATTGTCGGTGCTGCGACCCTTGGTATTCCCGTAGCGATTGAAGTCTCTCGCGCTCTTGGTCTCGATGATTACGTTATCTTGCAGAAATCGCCAAAGATTCATCTGGGCGATGCACTGGTGCAGACAATCTCGTCCATCACCTCGAAGGGCGAGCAACGCCTGCTTCTCGACCGTCAGGCGATTCCGCTGCTCGCAGGCAAGCGCGTGGTTGTGGTGGATGATGTCGTTGCTTCCGGTTCCAGCCTCAAAGGTTCAATCGAGCTGGTGCGAAAGGCGGGTGGCGAGGTCGTTGGCATTGGAGTCATCCTGACCGAAGCGAAGGACTGGCAGGACGTGCTTGGCAAAGATGTGGAGCTGCTTCACGCCCTCGCACATATTCCGCAGTTTGATCGTCAGGATGGTGAGTGGAGGCCGATCCCGGAGAGTTTCTTGTAAGGTGGCCGCATTGTGAAAGTTGAAACGCCGCGCTTGTCGCGGCGTTTTTGTTTTCTTGCGACTTATTTCGCACGACGGTTGTTACCCGAAACTATCAATCGCCGGCTCAGACAATTCTTTCCACAAAACACATATAATTTTAATTGACCAATTTTGTATCCAGGATATTGTACTCATAAAGTTGGGAGGCTTATCTTGTGACGGCTTTTGAGTGGCGTAGTCAGACCCGTTTGCTGGACGAAGTAGCAGAAGCGCTTCGTGAGAGAATTTATGCGGGCGTGTATGGGCCCGGCGCCATTCTCCGACAGGAACATATCGCTGCCGAATTCGGTATAAGCCGCACGCCTTTGCGCGAAGCCTTGCGTGTTCTGGAGCGTGACGGGTTGGTGATTCACTTGCCGGGCAGGGGCGTGCGTGTAGCCTCGGCTGATTTAACGCTGTTGATTGATGCTTATGCGGTGCGCGAAGTTCTGGATGGTGTTGCGGCACGCTTTGCTGCGGAGCGCGCGACAGATGAGGCTATCGAAAAGTTGCGTGCTCTTGTTGCAGGGCAGGTAACGGTTGTCGATCCGTGGGATCCAAAAGCTTACACCCAGACGAATGTCGATTTTCATATGGCAGTGATGAATACGGCATCGAATGCCTCGCTGATTGCGTTCGTTCCGCTGTTGCGGATGACCTCGCAGGTTTTCGCCCCTTCTTTTTCTCTGTCGGTTGATAGAGCACGCGATGCAATCCGCGAACATGGTGCAATTGTTGAAGCCATCGCTTCACGCGACGGGGAAGAGGCCGAGCGGCTGGCGCGGGCCCATATCCGCGCGACCAGAGCGAGACTGGAGGCGGAAATGCCTCTGCGGGAGACTGAGAATGAAGCATGAAAACAAGTCGGGTGGCTCAGGCCTCCTTCATTACGGCAATTTCATTGATGGACAATGGCAGGATGCTCTGGGTGGGGAGCACATTCCGCTTCGCAATCCTTCCGATGGAAGTGATCTGGCTCTCATCGCGCGCGGCTCGAAAGCGGATATCGATCTGGCTGTGGCCGCAGCCCGTGCCGCCCTTTCCGGTGAATGGAGCAAGTTGACCGCGACCGAACGTGGCCGTGTCTTGCACCGCATTTCAGAAGAGGTGCTCAAAAATATAGATGTGTTAACTGATCTTGAATCACGGGATGTTGGCAAGCCTGTCACGCAGGCGCGCGCCGATGTGGTGGCGCTGGCGCGGTATCTTGAATTCTATGGCGCGTCTGCTGACAAGGTTCATGGTGACACGCTGCCTTATCAGAACGGCTTTACGGTCCTGTCGATCTATGAGCCGCATGGTGTGACGGGCCATATTATCCCGTGGAACTATCCGATGCAGATTTTGGGCCGTAGCCTCGGCGCAGCACTGGCGATGGGCAATGCCGCTGTGGTCAAGCCGGCGGAAGAAGCATGCCTCACCATTCTGGAGTTCGCAAAGATTGCTGAGAAAGCTGGTCTGCCGAAAGGCGCACTTAATGTCGTCACCGGGCTTGGCGCAGAGGCGGGGGCAGCACTTTCTGAACACCCGGATGTGAACCACATTTCGTTTACCGGCTCGGTGCGTACAGGTGAAGCGGTGCAGGCGGCAGCCGCAAAGAACACTGTGCCGGTAACGCTGGAGCTTGGTGGCAAATCTCCGCAGATCGTTTTCGCCGATGCTGATCTCGAGCGCGCTATTCCGTTCCTCGTCAATGCGGGCATTCAGAATGCCGGTCAAACCTGCTCGGCATCCTCGCGTATTCTGGTCGAACGCAGTGTCTATGAAGATGTTGTTGCGCGCATGAGCGAACGTTATCGCGCATTGAAGGTTGGCCCGGCAGGCGATGATCTTTCTGTCGGTCCCGTTGTATCGCAGCGCCAGAAGGCGATTGTTGACAGCTATCTTGATCTTGCAAAGGAAAGTGGTCTGACGATTGCGGCGCAAGGTGTGTTGGTGGACGATGCACCAGAGGGGGGGGCTTATGTACTGCCAACACTGATCCGTGATGTGCCTGCCGACCATCGTCTGGCGCAGGAAGAAATTTTTGGTCCGGTTCAGGTCATTCTGCCTTTCGACACCGAAGAAGAAGCCATCGCGATAGCCAATGGAACATCCTATGGCCTTGTCTGCGGGATCTGGACCAATGATGGCGGACGTCAGTTCCGTTTGGCCCGCGCTATCCATTCCGGTCAGGTATTCATCAATAATTACGGCGCTGGCGGCGGTATCGAATTGCCATTCGGCGGCGTGAAAAAATCTGGCCACGGACGCGAGAAGGGTTTTGAGGCGCTCTATGGGTTTGCCTCGCTGAAGACCATCTCGGTCTGGCACGGATAAGTTTAGCATTTGGGAGAATTGCAGTGTCATTTGAAGGTAAGGTCGCGCTCATCACTGGAGCAGGTTCGGGTTTTGGCGAGGGTATGGCAAAGCGCTTTGCCAGAGACGGCGCCAAGGTCGTTATTGTGGACCGCGACAAGACAGGCGCTGAGCGCGTCGCAGCCGAAATTGGAGATGCCGCGCTGGCTGTCGCTGCCGATATTTCTAAGGAAGCAGATGTTGATGCAGCCGTAGAAGCTGCCCTGTCGAAATTTGGTAAAGTCGATATTCTCATCAACAATGCTGGTATCGGCCACAAACCGCAAAATGCTGAACTGGTTGAGCCGGAAGAATTTGATCGCATTCTTGGCGTCAATGTTCGTGGCGTTTATCTGATGACACGCAAGCTCATCCCACATTTCAAGGACAATGGTGCCGAGGGGGAGGAATGCGTCATTCTCAATGTCGCTTCGACTGGCGCAGGTCGTCCGCGCCCGAATCTCGCCTGGTACAATGCGACCAAGGGCTGGGTGGTTTCAGTGACCAAGGCGCTCGCTATCGAGCTTGCACCGGCAAAGATTCGTGTCGTTGCTTTGAACCCTGTCGCAGGTGAGACACCGCTTCTCACCACCTTTATGGGCGAGGATACCGAAGAAATCCGCAAGAAGTTCCGCGATTCCATTCCGATGGGCCGCCTGTTGAAGCCTGATGATCTGGCTGAAGCTGCGGCTTTTCTTTGCTCGTCTCATGCCTCGATGATCACCGGGGTTGCGCTCGATGTGGATGGCGGACGTTCGATCTGAAAATTGATAAGGGGAGCCAAAGAAAAGCGATGAGTAAACTGCTGAAAGCCGGGCTGATTACAGCCACGATGCTCGCATCAATCAACGGTGCCTTTGCAAAAGATACATTGGTGGTCGGCGAAGTGCTGGAACCGCCGGGCTTGGATCCGACGGCAAATGCAGCTGCCGGTATCCGTCAGGTTACTTATGCCAATCTTTATGAAGGTCTGGTTCGTATTGTTGAAGACGGCACAGTGAAGCCACAGCTGGCTGAAAGCTGGACTGTTTCCGACGACAAGAAGACGTATACGTTCAAGCTGCGTGAGGGCGTGAAATTCCATGATGGAACGCCCTTCGATTGTTCGGTCGTGAAATTCTCTTACGAGCGTGCAGTGGCTCCAGATTCCACCAATGCGCAAAAGGGCCTTTTTGAACCAATCGCCAGCACCGAATGTCCTGATCCAGCGACTGCCGTTGTGACGCTGAAGCGGCCAACCTCGAACTTTCTGTTCAATATGGGGTGGGGCGACGCGGTTATGATTGCGCCGAATTCGGCGGCCGATAACAAGACCAAGCCTGTCGGAACGGGTCCATTCAAGTTCAAGCGCTGGGTGCAGGGTGATCGTGTCGAGCTCGACCGGAACCCGGACTATTGGGGCGAACCAGCAAAGCTTTCTGCCGTCACTTTCCGCTTTGTGAGCGATCCTTCGGCAGCAGCAGCTGCAATCCTCGCTGGCGATATTGACGTCTTCCCGATGTTCCAGGCGCCGGAATTGATCAGTCGCTTCAAGAGCGATGATAAGTTGCAGGTCGAAGTCGGTGATACTGCAGGCAAAGTTCTGCTTTCGCTTAACAATGCCAAGGCCCCCTTTGACAATGTGAAGGTGCGTCAGGCACTGGCTCATGCCATCGATAGCAAGGCGCTGATCGAAGGTGTCTATTCCGGTTTTGGCACACCAATCGGCTCGCATTATGCGCCGGTCGATCCGGGCTATGTCGACCTTTCGGAAACCTATCCGTATGATCCGGCAAAAGCCAAGCAGCTGCTGGAAGAGGCGGGTGTTCCGGCTGGCACGTCAATAACCATCACGCTTCCACCTCCGGCCTATGCGCGTCGCGGTGGTGAAATCATCGCAGCCATGCTGGCGGAAGTAGGTATTCAGGCCAATCTCGTTCCAATCGAGTTTGCACAATGGCTGGATCAGGTATTCAAGCGCTCGGATTTCGACGCCACGATCATTGCACATACAGAAGCGCGTGATCTCGATATCTATGCCCGCGATAAATATTACTTCAACTACAACAACCCGGAATATAAGGCGCTTTACAAAGCCTATGCCGAGGCCGGTAGCGATGAAGAACAACTCGAACTGGTGAAGAAGCTTCAGGAAAAGCTTGCGGCAGACGAGCCGAATATCTTCCTCTACGCGCTGCCGAAAATTGGTGTGTGGAATAAGAACGTGAAAGGTCTTTGGAAGAACATGCCGATCCCGGCGGACGATCTGACACAGGCTTACTGGGCTGAGTAAGACAATTTCCGCCCCGCACGCGTGCTGCGGGGCGGTTCACGCGAATTGTCGTGCAGCGATAACAACCAAGGGGCTGCGGCACGGCAGGAAATGGAATGTGGAGTGAATGGCCTGATGTGCTCATTCCTGCATTTTTATGATGCGCAATCCTGGCCAAAAAGTTCAAAGCTTTTTTTGGGATTGTGCTTAGGAGGTCGCCTTGCTGGCTTATATTTCCGGGCGAATAATTTCGCTCTTGCTGACGACGCTTGCGGCATCCGTCATCGTCTTCCTGTTGATGCAGGTGCTGCCGGGCGACCCTGCTGCGGTTATCCTCGGTATCAATGCGCAGCCTGAAACGCTGGCAGCGCTGCATAAACAGCTTGGCCTCGATCAGCCGCTTTGGTGGCGGTATCTTTCGTGGATTGGCGGCTTTCTGAAGGGGGATTTCGGCACCAGCTACACCTATTCAGTGCCGATCAGCGAATTGCTCGGACCACGCATCATGGTCACGCTGCCGCTGGCGCTTTTATCCATGGTTCTGTCGGTAGCAGTAGCTATTCCCGTGGGCGTTTATGCGGCCTCCAAACGTGGCAAAACCGGTGATGTGCTTTCCATGGGGGTGGCGCAGGTGGGTGTTGCTATCCCGAATTTCTGGCTCGGCCTGCTCTTGATCCTGCTGTTTGCTTTACAGCTCGGCTGGTTTCCAGCCTCTGGTTTTGCCGGTTGGGAAAATGGATTCGGGAATGGTATCCGCTCGCTGTTTCTGCCCGCTCTGGCGCTTGCCCTGCCTCTTGCCGCCATCCTCGCCCGTGTGACGCGCTCTGCCGTCATCGAAACGCTGGGTGAAGATTTCGTGCGCACCGCGCGCGCTAAGGGGCTTACCCGCAAGGCGGCACTCTGGCGCCATGCTGTGCCCAACGCGCTGATCCCGGTTGTCACGATTATTGGCTTGCAATTCTCATTTCTGTTGGCTGGAACGATCATCATCGAAAATGTCTTCAATCTTCCCGGCCTTGGAAGGCTGGTGTTTCAGGCAATCGCCCAGCGCGATCTGATAACGGTGCAGTCGCTGGTGACGCTGCTTGCGGCTTCCGTTATTGCGGTCAATTTTATTGTCGATCTCGTCTATGGTTTCATTGATCCGCGTCTTTCGACGGGAGGCAGCCGATGAGTGAGGTTCAGACAATTGCAAAGCCAAGCCGTTTTCGGATGCTGTTTTTAAGCCGCAGCCTTGTGATCGGTTCGCTTGTTACCGCTATTCTGGTGGCTATGGCTTTCGTCTCTTATTTCTGGACGCCTTATTCGCCCACCGCCATGAACTTTCGCGACAAGCTGCAAGGGCCGAGCTTCAGTCATCTGTTCGGAACGGATAATTTTGGTCGTGATGTGTTTTCCATGATTATGGTCGGTGCGCGCAATTCCATTGCCGTTTCGATTATTGCGGTGCTTGTTGGTGCAGGTATAGGTATCCCTCTCGGTGCCTTTGCAGCAGCACGCGGTGGACTGGTCGATGGCTTTGTCATGCGCATGACCGATCTGGCCTTTGCATTTCCGGCGCTGCTGACTGCAGTCATTATCACAGCTATTTTTGGTCCCGGTGCGGTCAATGCCATGATTGCAATCGGTATTTTCAATATTCCGGTCTTTGCCCGAGTTACGCGCGGTGCATCGCTCGGGCTTTGGAAGCGCGAATATGTTCAGGCAGCGCGTTGTGCAGGGCGCGGCGATATCTCGATCACGCTGCTGCATATTCTGCCCAACATCAATCATGTGCTGATCGTCCAGGCGACGATCCAATTCGCACTCGCAATTGTTGCCGAGGCTGGCCTTTCCTATGTGGGGCTTGGCACACAGCCGCCCATGCCGAGCTGGGGCAAGATGCTCAACGATGCACAGACCTTTATCTATGATGCGCCATGGCTGGCGATCTTCCCCGGTCTTGCCATTACACTCGCAGTCCTTGGCCTTAACATGCTGGGTGATGGTCTGCGCGACATACTTGACCCGCGCGTAAGGAGGCAGAGATGATAAAAGCTTTGCCAAAAACACCTCTTCTTGAAATGGACAATATGTCTGTCGAGCTGCCATTTGGTACGCGCACTGCAGATATCGTGTCGGGCATTACGCTGACCCTCAACCGTGGTGAACGCCTGGGCGTTGTGGGTGAATCTGGCAGTGGCAAGTCGATTACCGCGCTTGCTGCCATGGGCTTGCTGCCTGACCGGATGCGCGTGCGTGGAACCTTGCGTTTTGATGGGCAGGATCTGGCAAACAAGCCAGAAGCCGAACTCTGCAAAATGCGCGGTCGTCGCATGGCGATGATCTTTCAGGAGCCAATGACAGCGCTCAATCCGGTTAAGACCATTGGTGCGCAAATTGCCGAAGGCCGCCGTCTGCATCTTGGCGAAAGCCGCGCTGATGCCGAACGCAAGGCGCGCGAGTTGCTGCATCGCGTGGGACTGCCTGCACCGCGCTTTAATCTCGATCTGTATCCGCACCAGCTTTCCGGCGGACAGCGCCAGCGCGTGATGATCGCCATGGCGATTGCCTGCGAGCCTGATCTTCTGATTGCTGATGAACCGACAACTGCGCTCGATGTCACTGTCCAGGCACAGATTCTTGATCTCATGGATGAGCTGATCGATGAAACTGGAACAGCGCTGATGCTCATTACCCATGATCTTGGCGTTGTTTCGGAAATGACTGATCGTATCGCAGTGATGTATGCCGGGCGGATTGTAGAAACAGGGCGAACCGAAGCCGTGTTTAATCGTATGGCGCATCCCTATGCGCGGGGGCTGTTTCAGGCTTCTCCACATGGGGCTAATCTGGTTCGCAATCATACGAAACCGCGTCAGCGCCTCGCTGCAATTCCCGGCGTTGTACCAGACCCGCTGGCGCGCCCGCCATATTGCAGCTTTGCTGATCGTTGCGCCTTCGTTGAAGGCGATTGTCGAAAGCTTATTCCGCCGCTCGATCTGATCGGCGAAAGCGAAGGCATTGCCCATCGCGCTGCTTGTCTGCATCCTCGCGATGGCGGGGTGCTGGCATGAGCAAGATGATTTTGCAGGTTCGGGATGTCGTGCGTGAATATCAGCTCCCGCGCCCATCATTCCTTTCAAAGCCGGGGTCTTTGCGCGTTCTCCACGGTGTTAATGTCGAGATCGAAGCAGGGCAAAGTCTTGGTATCGTGGGCGAAAGCGGTTCGGGCAAATCAACACTTGCGCGTGCTGTGATGGGACTTGAGCGACCGCAATCTGGCCAAATCCTTATCAATGGTCAGGATATCTACGCGCTTGACCGTTCAGGCCTGCGTGAAGCGCGTAAAGGTTTTCAGGCGATCTTTCAGGACCCTTATGGTTCGCTCGATCCGCGCCACACGGTCAAGCGGATCATTTCGGAGCCGATTGTTTCACTGGAGCGCGGGACAAGCAGCAAGGAACGGGATGAGCGCGTGGCAGAAGTGCTGGAAGCTGTCGGCCTCCCAAAAGCATCTGCTGAAAAATATCCGCATGAGTTTTCCGGGGGGCAACGCCAGCGTATCGCTATTGCCCGAGCCCTTATTACCAAACCGGCGCTCATCGTTGCTGACGAACCCGTTTCAGCTCTTGATGTTTCCATTCAGGCGCAGGTTCTCAATCTGATGATGGATCTGCAGGAAAAGTTCGGCCTTTCCTATCTTTTCATCAGTCACGATCTCGGTGTCGTGCGCGCAATTACCGATCGTGTAGCGGTGATTTACCACGGCAATATCGTCGAGCAGGGAAAGACCAACGCGGTTTTCGATAACCCGCAACATGAATATACGCGCGCATTGGTTGATGCTGTGCCGAAGCCTTTTTCGGGGCGGCGCAAACGGGCCCGCACACTTAATTCTACAATGAAACTGCCAGAATGAAATAAGGGAACGCCATGTCTTCACTTGCCGATTTGTCAGCTGTCGATCTTGTGTCTGCCTATAGGGCGAAATCGCTTTCGCCAGTTGAAGTTACGGAAGCTGTAATTGAGCGCATCGAGGCTTATGAGCCGAAACTGAATGCGCTTTGGGCTTATGATCCCGATGCGGCGAGGGCATCTGCGAAGGCAT
Proteins encoded in this region:
- a CDS encoding ABC transporter ATP-binding protein, with product MLKLQNVKVGFGDSNLAIAEANLEIRDGERLLVCGAGGSGKTTLLNAASGIVPRLITPQVFDGEVSLNGKPMSSMPKDELFSTVGIVSQNVEDQLWDLSVEDLVAFPLENHGLAKDAVRARIDELLNELELNALRGRRVLTLSGGERRMVAMAAALAAEPKLLVLDEPTTGLDPAARQRLVRVLKKLGASISALLIAEQDPASLQAVVTDVGLVKDGKLAPVVPLASIINDAAAWEDAGVLPPIAARKRLADVKSGGEVLVSVSGIKTQLQRRDGQPVLENVNFQIRAGEVVALIGKNGAGKTTLFQSILGLQKIAAGSIIIGGENADKWTAAKRARSVAYLPQNMRRILFNMTVLEEVVFAITAATRAAKDDAVTARATACLQKYGLGSHEETNPFALSSRQQALLGLACAEAAGASVAILDEPLLARDLNGRRMLELFLETALSENRAVMLISHDLELVDDVSSRVMILDRGHVTFDGDVDASWNSDAYHALGWPKPRVVETGEAA
- a CDS encoding energy-coupling factor transporter transmembrane component T family protein; the protein is MKIFYDLNFFVKLAAAFLVMLAAWLVPGWKYGVPLALITVAFLVLVKVPGLRGYLKGAVLLTLLVMASWILNLVLQGVAFVDTLPIAAGMAARLVTTTAAFYFVMETSTPGSILAAASAARLPPMVTLVLSLTFGIIPMLREDFERIADAQRARGMEIDDVSFPMRLRFALARGVPLLVQAIRMAHAISLSLAIYGFDTKRKRTTWRNVDLLVESRLTTVPVKNESPKSL
- a CDS encoding phosphoribosyltransferase family protein — encoded protein: MTEDSAELSGNGQVWTVDVAGRKVDLPIVPINPNFAISLMMVIDLGVRFGEHVGKALAEKLAPLKPDVIVGAATLGIPVAIEVSRALGLDDYVILQKSPKIHLGDALVQTISSITSKGEQRLLLDRQAIPLLAGKRVVVVDDVVASGSSLKGSIELVRKAGGEVVGIGVILTEAKDWQDVLGKDVELLHALAHIPQFDRQDGEWRPIPESFL
- a CDS encoding GntR family transcriptional regulator, whose protein sequence is MTAFEWRSQTRLLDEVAEALRERIYAGVYGPGAILRQEHIAAEFGISRTPLREALRVLERDGLVIHLPGRGVRVASADLTLLIDAYAVREVLDGVAARFAAERATDEAIEKLRALVAGQVTVVDPWDPKAYTQTNVDFHMAVMNTASNASLIAFVPLLRMTSQVFAPSFSLSVDRARDAIREHGAIVEAIASRDGEEAERLARAHIRATRARLEAEMPLRETENEA
- a CDS encoding aldehyde dehydrogenase family protein, producing MKHENKSGGSGLLHYGNFIDGQWQDALGGEHIPLRNPSDGSDLALIARGSKADIDLAVAAARAALSGEWSKLTATERGRVLHRISEEVLKNIDVLTDLESRDVGKPVTQARADVVALARYLEFYGASADKVHGDTLPYQNGFTVLSIYEPHGVTGHIIPWNYPMQILGRSLGAALAMGNAAVVKPAEEACLTILEFAKIAEKAGLPKGALNVVTGLGAEAGAALSEHPDVNHISFTGSVRTGEAVQAAAAKNTVPVTLELGGKSPQIVFADADLERAIPFLVNAGIQNAGQTCSASSRILVERSVYEDVVARMSERYRALKVGPAGDDLSVGPVVSQRQKAIVDSYLDLAKESGLTIAAQGVLVDDAPEGGAYVLPTLIRDVPADHRLAQEEIFGPVQVILPFDTEEEAIAIANGTSYGLVCGIWTNDGGRQFRLARAIHSGQVFINNYGAGGGIELPFGGVKKSGHGREKGFEALYGFASLKTISVWHG
- a CDS encoding glucose 1-dehydrogenase, yielding MSFEGKVALITGAGSGFGEGMAKRFARDGAKVVIVDRDKTGAERVAAEIGDAALAVAADISKEADVDAAVEAALSKFGKVDILINNAGIGHKPQNAELVEPEEFDRILGVNVRGVYLMTRKLIPHFKDNGAEGEECVILNVASTGAGRPRPNLAWYNATKGWVVSVTKALAIELAPAKIRVVALNPVAGETPLLTTFMGEDTEEIRKKFRDSIPMGRLLKPDDLAEAAAFLCSSHASMITGVALDVDGGRSI
- a CDS encoding ABC transporter substrate-binding protein yields the protein MSKLLKAGLITATMLASINGAFAKDTLVVGEVLEPPGLDPTANAAAGIRQVTYANLYEGLVRIVEDGTVKPQLAESWTVSDDKKTYTFKLREGVKFHDGTPFDCSVVKFSYERAVAPDSTNAQKGLFEPIASTECPDPATAVVTLKRPTSNFLFNMGWGDAVMIAPNSAADNKTKPVGTGPFKFKRWVQGDRVELDRNPDYWGEPAKLSAVTFRFVSDPSAAAAAILAGDIDVFPMFQAPELISRFKSDDKLQVEVGDTAGKVLLSLNNAKAPFDNVKVRQALAHAIDSKALIEGVYSGFGTPIGSHYAPVDPGYVDLSETYPYDPAKAKQLLEEAGVPAGTSITITLPPPAYARRGGEIIAAMLAEVGIQANLVPIEFAQWLDQVFKRSDFDATIIAHTEARDLDIYARDKYYFNYNNPEYKALYKAYAEAGSDEEQLELVKKLQEKLAADEPNIFLYALPKIGVWNKNVKGLWKNMPIPADDLTQAYWAE
- a CDS encoding ABC transporter permease, with the protein product MLAYISGRIISLLLTTLAASVIVFLLMQVLPGDPAAVILGINAQPETLAALHKQLGLDQPLWWRYLSWIGGFLKGDFGTSYTYSVPISELLGPRIMVTLPLALLSMVLSVAVAIPVGVYAASKRGKTGDVLSMGVAQVGVAIPNFWLGLLLILLFALQLGWFPASGFAGWENGFGNGIRSLFLPALALALPLAAILARVTRSAVIETLGEDFVRTARAKGLTRKAALWRHAVPNALIPVVTIIGLQFSFLLAGTIIIENVFNLPGLGRLVFQAIAQRDLITVQSLVTLLAASVIAVNFIVDLVYGFIDPRLSTGGSR
- a CDS encoding ABC transporter permease, producing the protein MSEVQTIAKPSRFRMLFLSRSLVIGSLVTAILVAMAFVSYFWTPYSPTAMNFRDKLQGPSFSHLFGTDNFGRDVFSMIMVGARNSIAVSIIAVLVGAGIGIPLGAFAAARGGLVDGFVMRMTDLAFAFPALLTAVIITAIFGPGAVNAMIAIGIFNIPVFARVTRGASLGLWKREYVQAARCAGRGDISITLLHILPNINHVLIVQATIQFALAIVAEAGLSYVGLGTQPPMPSWGKMLNDAQTFIYDAPWLAIFPGLAITLAVLGLNMLGDGLRDILDPRVRRQR
- a CDS encoding ABC transporter ATP-binding protein, translated to MIKALPKTPLLEMDNMSVELPFGTRTADIVSGITLTLNRGERLGVVGESGSGKSITALAAMGLLPDRMRVRGTLRFDGQDLANKPEAELCKMRGRRMAMIFQEPMTALNPVKTIGAQIAEGRRLHLGESRADAERKARELLHRVGLPAPRFNLDLYPHQLSGGQRQRVMIAMAIACEPDLLIADEPTTALDVTVQAQILDLMDELIDETGTALMLITHDLGVVSEMTDRIAVMYAGRIVETGRTEAVFNRMAHPYARGLFQASPHGANLVRNHTKPRQRLAAIPGVVPDPLARPPYCSFADRCAFVEGDCRKLIPPLDLIGESEGIAHRAACLHPRDGGVLA